Sequence from the Anolis sagrei isolate rAnoSag1 chromosome 8, rAnoSag1.mat, whole genome shotgun sequence genome:
CTTCTATCCTTTTGCAAATGTGGAATCATTCCAACCTAAACATGTTTTCTGCTCCTGACAAAACAAAACTATTAATATATACTTACAAGCACCGGAGAAGGAACTttaaacaggttttttttaatcagcCACTCTTCATAGAGTAGATGGATAGCTTCTAAATATTCCTAAACACAAAAAAGAGAATTACTTTTCATTCGTCTAGTTTTGTCAGATCACTAAAACCAAGGAAGCAATGAGTGACTAATCTTAGTAAATATTGCTGCAGTAGATGTATCCAATTATTGTTCCATCTGTATTTACCATGACATTCCACATTCTAAATATGTTATAACTACACTTTAACTATGCTACtggttttgttatttattttctaGTCTGGGACTGAAACAAATAGACACATTCATTCACTCTTCCAGTGGACACAGAACTCTTTTAAGATTCAGATTATGTTTGATCAATAAACATTCCAACATTTCCTTCCCCTTTGATTTTCTCCCCAGATATGAAATTGATATGCAGAGCTTCCATTTCAATTGCTTAGAGTGCTAAcagtgatcctaacaggtcatgatCCATTATTCCCAGTAAGGACTTCTCAGCCCAACATCCCACTTCCTCTCAGCAACCTGTCAGATGCTTCAGGAAAACTCACACACAACAGCAATCCTGCTAATCAGTTTTCAGGTTGACACCCCTTACTGACCCATAGCTGctgataataataacagtagtagtaatagtaataatattataataataacaataagtacACTTATTACATGCCTCTCCCTACAGCTCGAGGCACGGTACCATGTTATTAAAATAAGagagaaaacactatgaaaacaCAACAAGGTacacacagttaaaatacaagttaaaattctatattattattattattattattattattattattattaaatgttgtCTATGCTCTCCTCAAGGAGCCCCTAATGGCACAGcgcgttaaactgctgagctgctgaagtccCTGAACTgataggtcggcagaagctgaaGTTGACgacttgaatccagggagtgaggtgagctcctgctgttaggcccagcttctgccaacctagcagttcgaaaacatgcaaatgtaagtagatcaataggtaccactctggcaggaaggtaacggcgctccatgcagtcatgccgaccacatgaccttggaggcatctatggaaaacgccggctcttcaacttagaaagggagatgagcaccaacccccagagttggacacgactaggcttaatgtcaaggagaaacctttacctttacatatgcTCCCCTAAATCCTTCCATGCTCACCCCAAGTTCTAGTACAACTGCCTTTTAAAAGTCATCAGGGCAATTCATTCGACACACGTCAGAAGGCAGTTTCTCCTTACCATAGGAAtgactttttcttcttccctacaCCGCCTTTTCAGTCTCTCATAACACCTCTCAGGAGAGGTTTGTAGATAAACtgccattaacaaaacaaaaaagatgaagaaaaaatTATTACATGCTGCCATAGTTATGCCCTGTTCCTGTAAACATGAAGAGCAATTATGGTTCAATTTTCAAGGagcaaagtatttatttatttatttatttgctgcatttgttaaccgccgctttcagccctagggcgactcgcggcggtgtacaacatataaaaaacatatttcacaataaactacaacgacaacaaacaacatatcactaatacactatcatctaattacactaaaataatccgcttcgtcttatcatagaatcataaccaatctcgtagtctacattccgttccagttgtcatttccagttactgtagcatttagttaaatgccttctcgaatagccatgtcttcaggctcttccggaaggacataagggagggcgcctgtctgatgtcaacagggagggtgttccacagccagggggccaccactgagaaggccctctcccttgtccccgccaggcgtgcctgtgaggcaggcgggatcgagagaagggcctccccagacgatctcaaggtcctcgtgggctcataggctgagatgcggtccgaaaggtattttgggccggaaccgtttagggctttgtaggataacaccagcaccttaaattgggcccagtagcaaatcggcagccagtggagctggaacaacaagggcgttgtatgctccctgcgtcctgctcctgttagtaacatggctgccgcgcgctggactagctgaagcttccgggccgtcttcaagggcagccccacgtagagagcgttgcagtagtcgaggcgggatgtgaccagagcgtgtaccaccgtggccaaatcagacttcccaaggtacgggcgcagctggcgcgcgagcctaagctgtgcaaatgctctcctggtcaccgctgaaacctggggatccaggctcaacgatgaatccaggatcacacccaagctgcgaacctgcgccttcaaggggagtgcgaccccatccagtaCTCAATCTCCCCTATTTTATGTGGTATCTCATGTAGAAATCTAAGGGACTTTGTACTCAAGAGGtggattaaaacaataaaattatttttgttgctacttcataactgtaattttgctactgttgtaaatcgtaatgtaaatatctgataggcaggatgtattttcattcactggaccagatttgacacaaatacccgatacacccaaatttgaattctggtggggttgggggggatttattttgtcatttgggtgttgcagtttctgggatttatagttcacctataatcaaagagcattctgaactccaccaacgattgaattgaaccaaacttggcacacagaactcccatggctaacagaaaatgctggaaggatttggtgggcatggaccttgagttttggagttacagttcacctacatccagagagcattgtggattcaaacagtgatgtatttggaccaaacttggcacaaatattcaatatgtccaaatgtgaacactggtggaatttggggaaaatagaacttgacatttggaagttgtagttgctgggatttatagttcagctacaagcaaagagcattctgaacaccgccaacgatggaattgaaccaaactcggcacacagaactcccataaccaacaaaaaatattggaaggcattgaccttgagttttggagttgtagttcacctacatccagagagcattgtggactcaaacaatgatggatctggaccaaacttggtacaaatactcaatatgcccagatgtgaacactggtgcagtttaggaaaaatagaccttgacatttgggagttttggtTGCTGGGATACACTGATCTAGAATGACCTAAAAATTCATCAGGCCAAAGAGGATCCTGagtagaaaagtttaagaagccctgctctaaacTATAGTAAAAGTGCCTTCTGAACTCTACAGATGAAATAGTAACTCAGGAGACAGTCTACATAATGCCAATATTATTCCAAAAAGGGAGCGGGAGATGGAACagaagcagattacagtatatattATGTCACAATATATTGTTGTGGTATAGAACAAACTACTATGGCGAGCTGGTTTAGAGATCAGCAAGTGATTTTGTTGCATGGGAAACTTACCTATCAGATCAACCGAAACACTCAAGTTCTTTATGATCCATTCAAACCATTCTGTCAAAACGACATAATCCACTTCTGGCATTTTCCCACTGtaacagaaaaaaaacatgtttcaatAAATACCATAGCTGTGCAAGTAATTGAATTAAAAGATACTTTCAAAGAAAGTCTGGCCTGTTTGACTGGAGATGCTCCTATTAACCTGCTCTAATGATTTGTTTGTAAGGTTGCTATAAATTAAAACAAGATGAACTGACACCTGTAATTATTTAGAAGTCCACCAAACAGGTACGGAACTCTACTCTTTATTCTGGAGTAAATACAGCTTGTAAGAAATGACATTTGTGCATTAATTGCCCACTTCCTCTAACAGCCAGAACCCGCCTAGTGACCattacccagaggaccttttcatggGCTCCAAAAGAAGACTgcggaatgacctgccagaagaaatCCAACAGCTAAaggagctgttggaatttaaaatgcaattaaagatCCACGTCTTCTGGCAGAAGGTCAACTCAGTCgactttcaatcatgagttttgattcACATTCTACTGCTACCATAGATCAATTCAGTATCTGTGTTTGGTGCaagtttttttatgtttttgtgtttttagctatgtaatttatggtatatattttatgttcatttgttttttactttgttgtaccGCGCGTggagccatcaggagaggcaagTAATCAATATTAGTAGCAGTATATTACTGCTACTAATTGTAAAGGTTTGGCCACTAATTTGTAATGATGCCACCAAATTGTAAGGATGCataaatataactactatcaATATATAGAGAGTTGGTAAAAAGGAGCCACCTCTTTGTGAGGGCTTATTATATTGATGACACAACCAATAGCTTGTAATGCTGCTTTGATCTTTCTTCAATATGTAGTGTGACTTGATTTGGAAAGGAATGGTAACATAGgcttgactttaaaaagaaactgtaacaagtttattgaggtacagaagcttgatggtttcaaagtttcctttctcttagaggtgcagatcttcaaaggttacattcatAACAGTTATTAAATAACTCTTAGGCGGTCTAATTCTTCTAACAAACAGGTCTCAAACTTAGttcctttaaaaagatgtttctttctttaacagattggTTCAGGCACACACTTATCCTTTCATTATGATGGTTCTGTTACAATAAAGATGCATATTAGTATTTCCCTCACTTTTAGTATAAATAAGTCACTTGACTTATCTAAACTATATTGGcccaaagccaaaaccttcctgattcttaatACCAAAGAATCAGCCTTCCCCTGTAGTTCTTTAACTATAGAATACCTCACTGATTCtccacacacaacagaaccagccacttCTGCAGTTCACCGACCACAGACTGACTGCTTTAAAATGGCTCTGCTAAGTGGCAGCTGGCTCCACCCCTATCTCCatagcaactcagctcaaagcaagctaagctggctaccatcccccaatGTTATGCAATACTATATACTTACCCTTACAAACACTTATCTATAacaatacataactgtagataaaaattTATACTTCATCACAGTCCTGTATCTTGATTCACTGCAAAAGGCCTCTACTGAAACCTTCGGGGGTCCTTGCAGCACATCCAACTACAGGACAATAACAGGGCACATCCCCATTCCCTCCCACTGTTCAACAAAGAAATGGCCATAATGGGAGGCTGCCCTGCTTAAGAGGTTCGTTATGGAGGGAAACATACACCAAAAACCATAACATGAGTTGCAATGGCCTTAGCTCAACTTATGAGAACAGACTTCACCAGCTGgaccaagcatggacaaacttcagccttccagctgttttggacttcagctcccccaattcctaacagcaggtaggctgttaggaattgtgggggttgaagtccaaaacacctggaaggctgaagtttgaccatgcctaaGCTGGACCCATCTCTAGGTTGcatattcttattttattaaCCATATCTCATGCCTCAAGTGAACAGCACAAATTTGAACCAGAAACAGAGATTTCCaaccagatgttgctgaaccTCCATTCCAGAAGCTACAGCCAACATAGTGCAGAATTCCTAGTTTAGTGCAACATGTGAGACACACAGTTTGTAGACCACTATGTGATATTATTCTTCAGAATATGTTCTCCTTGTATTATGAATCTAGTCCTCGCCTTCAAAACATAAAACCCGAAAGCCCAGTTCGATTAGTGCAATGTTTAACTTCACTATATTTACCCTAATCCGTTACACTTAAAATATTCATCTCAATGCTTTTTTTCCATCTCAATGCTTAATTCTTCATTGTAAGTTTACTGTTGTGTCTGTGAATTATCTTtaatattttgatgtgtttgtattcatttgaggcattgaatgtttgtcttttgttttctttctgtaaaccaccctgagtcccttcggggagagagggcggtctagaaataaagttttcttattattatatgaatatattatCAAAGTTGGTTAATATAGGACAGCAGAAACATAGATACAAACATAAGTTAAAATTACAACACAAACCAAGCTCCAAAatcagggagaaaaaaaaactctgGATACTGTACCTTCGATACAAGTTTTCTACAAAAATGTACTTTGCACTGTGAATGGATCTCTCCATCATTTTTACGGGAGAAAGCTGCAAATTAACATTTCAAGAGTCATTTGATAGTCTGACACTTGTAGCATTTAAGATAAATGGCTACCTGACTCAAGATCCCTATAAACAACATTTCACCAATGGAGAAGTCAACAATGGAAGAAAATGGGTGAAAAAGGAATGGTGGTAAACCTAAGCAAAAACAAATTCAACACATTGAGGCTttatataatattgtactatgctaataatacaatatattgtatatacatataatattatccTGAGATGGAagaatttataatgactgttggttttcactgatgggtctatggagcGTAATAAAATGGTCAtgttataatattgataataatattataatgtaatacaatataatagtaataatagtacaatataataatataataattatattttagatgtaataatactaatgatattgcagaatggtatagtgcaatatagcaatatataatggtaatattgttctatgctaatataatatattgtatgtacctatgatattgatcataatattgtaatacaatataacaataatacaatataataatataataattatctattaaatgtaatattaccaataatattgcagtacagtggtatagtacaatatatttatttatttatttattttatttcttgcatttattgaccgcccctctcagcccgagggcgactctatatactaatatataatactaatattctgcaatgctaataatataatatattgtatgtacttataatattgatcataatattgtaatacaaaataataataataataatgatacaatattataatatagtaattatatattatatatagtgtataatattactaataatattgcagtatagtggtatagtacaatataataatatataatactaatattgtgctatgctaataatatattgtatgtacatataacttgtaagctattctgagagggcagggtataaatatagtaaataaataaatatttcgacgaaggctttcatggctggaatcactgggttggtgtaggttttttcgggctacacggccatgttctagaggcattctctcctgacgtttcgcctgcatctatggcaagcatcctcagaggttgtgaggtcctcacagccatatagcccgaaaaaacctacaacgacccaataaatacagggtgaagcagcataacttccttttttaaaatactcGCCATTCATTGGGTTGATCttcaaaacaatgtaaaacaaaattttaggtatgcgcctacattataaaaaaattaaaatttctgattcatacaatgggttttattaagttttgaaaaaaggaagttatgctgcttcacCCTGTATTTCGGTCAGAAATTAAAACTGCTGCATTATAAGAAATAAACTTTTCTGAACATACCGTTGTCCTCATATGCTGGTCCAACATAGTAAGCTGCACATATGTCTGTAACGTTATGCCCCATCTTGTCGGATCTTGATACATTAAACTCTGAAGTAATGAGAAACATTTTTCCTggttattttattgtctttttcaccataaaacatttaaatatacactttatatttactttttttaCAATACTCAAGTTGGTTTTATTCTATGCTGAACTGAGATCTTTAGATTGTAAGTTGAGATATAAATAGTGTGATTAAATTAACTGATGTACACAGATGAGAGCTTGCAACAAAATGttgcagtatttttttttccgtgtcaggagagatttgagaaactgcaaacagcttctggtgtgagagaattggccgtctgcaaggacgttgcccagaagacgcttggatgttttctcatcctgtgggaggcttctctcacgtacctgcatgggaagctggggctgacagccaggagctcaccccactttccagattcgaaccacccaacctttcagtcagcagttcagctcgcacaagggtttaacctattgcaccatcgggggctcaaTGTTGCAGTATGAAGTGCTGCTGCTCAGACTCCCATTCCCTTCAATCAACTGCACATCAGTCAGTCAGCTTTCTGACATTACTAagtatatttcttcaattctaagaggcactttttcctatataaataaacattagaaTTGCAAGTGTGTCTTATGTATTTTTGATGGTGGTGGTATTGAAATTAGGGTGCACCTTACAATCAATGGCGTCTTACAAATGAAGAGATAAGGGTATGAATTACCGGATGTGTTTGTACACACAGTGGGAGTCCTTTACTGAGGTTTCTTTGCTATGGAAAATCCTAAAATTTAGGATTCTCACAAGGTTGTTGATACCTTTGTCTTACCATTTTGCCTCTTCAATTATCAGTCTGCAGACCTGGTAATTGACAGCTTAAAAATGGTTGAGAAATTTATCTTTTGGAAACTTACCAGAGGATTATGGCCGCATACATTTCTCCACTTAGACACCGGTTCAGTCAATACCTGAATTTGAAATACATATTTAAAGGCACATTCTCTAGCATAACACGTTTTCAACTGAAgatacttaatgtcaaggaaaacctttaccctttacttatattttatgggagagtagatgtttttgggcaaatgaaataacacttctgaagatctgctatatattttatgcattgttcctatcagttcaaagagataaccaggcatatcagtctaacaactgagaaacctcaGTTGTtagaatactagtggatatttactactaaggagaagattcactcaaacaaGTATTTAACTCTTTCTTCTCAGGaaaatcatactttacaaaaggttatgattattccaaatagtgtgaacaccaattaatctccaaaatagtcatgtttccaaaaggctatggtcTATTAAAGGCCATGTATAAAAAGACTTAGGGCACTGAACTCAAACTTGTTAAAGGCAAACTAATCTTCAGGCCGCTGCCATCAGTTAAAGTACTATGCTGAGGTGATTCCTATAGAGAAACTTTTAAGTCTTCACTGCCACCAAATGTATAGAATCTGTTTCTCTAACTTGTTTAGAGATTCTTCAgtaaagctgcttttaaaacttcacccagaggcacacgtgaggcagatgttgtgagcaataaaacaatgatgtttatttgagagaacttgaacaaatcaGATATAAAGCTTAGTTGGTTTCAAagtactggcataaaaagcttgtggttacttTAAGCAGTTCCATTCTTAGTTACACAGGAACACTTCTTGGTTGCACTTAAACACTTAACTCACGAGAATCTAGCAGACTTTCCTCTGATTAGACTTCTTTGACTACACACAGTCCTTTCTCTAGGATCTGTTCCTCTTCAGTATTCCAGGTATTCTTTCTCTAATAGCAATCTGAATACTACTCTAATCTACCTTCCTTAAAACTCAGAGTCTATCTGACTCAAGCACCAGAACCTATCTCTTCAATACCTAGATTTAATCTGCCTGATTCAATCCACCCACACTCTCTCTCGGCCAGTTactaactcccctcatttcccatGTTTAGAAACCTTTCTTTCTAAACACACAACCTTTGAGTAACTAAAATGGATTCCcctggcaccctttccaaaatggctgccgaacttCTTGGGCCTACTTTTTCCTAGGCTTTTCCTAACTTAACAGGTAGGGATTTCACTACACCATGCCTTTCAAAAATGCTCTGCCCCTTAACCCTAGGAAAGCAATGAGTGGGATCTTGCAAAGATTTCAGAACTATACAAATCTTGGCCTAATCGAGAGGTCACACaagcaaaatataataaaatctaaaattgggcttaagcggctgagaggggaaaggaaagggcctgaggttgttaggaattgtggaagtccaaaacacctggaaggagggcccaagtttgcccatgactgatatAGCAGAATTCACAAACACATTACCTCAATGTTGGTGTTTTTAGCAAAATATTCCAGGCATGTAGTTTTACCACTTGCAATGTTTCCTTCAATGCAAATCtgataaaaacaaaagcaaaacagtaTAGTCAATCAATGCTAAATGAAATGCTAGGTCAGAAAACTAAAGacttctgctttttttaaaaaaaaaagtgataCACATATAACATATGGAACATTGGGGAACATAATCAGCCATACGAAAGGAAAGATTTTACCCATTTTGTGCATATTTATAATTTCAAATCCCAATCTTGTATTTAAGAATACACCAATGCTTTTTTGGCTTATGTTTTACTTGTGTATTCTTTCACTACATCATATGCaattaactttgtgttttatcaaaggctttcatggccagaatcactgaattACTGTGAGTTtactaggctgtatggccatgttccagaaaaattctctcctgacatttctcccacatctatggcaggcatcctcagaggttgaggggtctgttggaaactaggcaagtgggatttatatctgTGCTAATGTATACAAGCtaataccttccaacaaaggattcccccaggcaggaatcagttaggttttgaagttgcaaggttattcattcatttattt
This genomic interval carries:
- the TK2 gene encoding thymidine kinase 2, mitochondrial, yielding MRLPAWLCRPGSLLCRSLGFRMSSCPPKTQEGAGPDKHQDNGGKKKTTICIEGNIASGKTTCLEYFAKNTNIEVLTEPVSKWRNVCGHNPLSLMYQDPTRWGITLQTYVQLTMLDQHMRTTLSPVKMMERSIHSAKYIFVENLYRSGKMPEVDYVVLTEWFEWIIKNLSVSVDLIVYLQTSPERCYERLKRRCREEEKVIPMEYLEAIHLLYEEWLIKKNLFKVPSPVLVLQADHDLKDMLETYEENQDRILTPYNMQYCL